The sequence GCACCAGCCCGATCGTGCGTGGCTTGCTGGACTACGAGGGGGCGATGAAGGTGATCCGCAATCTCGATCGCATCAGCTTCCAAGAGTGGTTCCTGGGCCACGGCGGCAGTGAGCAGAGCATCCGCCGCATGTGGAACCCGATTGCCTATGCCCTCGGCTTCATTGATTGCGAGGCGATCTCAGCCCGCTGCATGCTGACCATCTTCATGATGTTCGCGTCGAAAACTGAGGCCTCCAAGCTCAACCTGCTGAAGGGCTCACCTCACCGCTGGCTCACAGGACCGATCCTGGAGTACATCCAAGAGCGCGGGGCAAAGCTCCATCTGCGTCATCGGGTGACCGAGGTCCAGTTCGACGAGGTCGCTGATGAAACCCGCGTGACGGGGCTGACCCTCGGGACCCCCGATGGGGATCTGAAGGTGGAGGCTGATGTCTATCTGGCGGCCTGTGATGTTCCAGGGATCCAGCGGATGGTGCCTGAGGCCTGGCGCCGCTGGCCCCTGTTCGACAACCTCTACAAGCTGGAGGCGGTGCCCGTGGCCACGGTTCAACTCCGCTACGACGGTTGGGTGACGGAGCTGAGCGACTCCCCCATGGCTGAGGCTGCCCGTCGCGATGTGACCCGTCCCGCCGGTCTTGACAACCTGCTCTACACCGCGGATGCGGACTTCAGCTGTTTCGCCGACCTAGCCCTGGCCAGTCCGGTGGATTACCGCAAAGAGGGTGTGGGCTCCCTGCTGCAGTGCGTTCTCACCCCTGGCGATCCCTGGATCCCCAAAAAAACCGAGGAGATCGTCGCTGCCACCGATGCCCAGGTGCGTCGCCTGTTCCCCTCGGCCAAGAACCTGAATTTGGTCTGGAGCAACGTCGTCAAATTGGCCCAGTCTCTTTACCGCGAGGCCCCTGGGATGGAGCCCTATCGCCCCGATCAGGCAACGCCGGTCACCAACTTCTTCATGGCCGGTAGCTACACCAAGCAGGACTACATCGATTCGATGGAAGGCGCCACCATGAGTGGGCGTCTTGCTGCTGCCGCGATCCTGGGTCGTAAGGCTGAGCTGGCCACCAATGCATCCGTTGCCTAGAGACCATGGGCCGTTGGCTTGAACACAGCGTCACCACTGAGGTGAAGGCCCCTGCTGATCGGGTCTGGGCCGTCTGGAGTGATCTCGAGGCGATGCCCCGCTGGATGAACTGGATTGAGTCCGTCACCACAGAAGCCGGTGATCCCGATCTGACGGACTGGACCCTGGCGGCCCAGGGTTTCCGCTTCCACTGGAAGGCGCGCATTACCGAGCGCGTGGAGGCCCAGCAGCTCCATTGGGAATCGGTGGGTGGACTGCCCACCAAAGGGGCCGTCCGCTTCTATCCCCAGGGCGCCGGGAACACGGCGGTGAAGCTGAGCGTGAGCTACGAGCTGCCGGGGGTGTTGGCACCGCTGATGGATGCCTCCATCCTGGGGGGGATCGTGACCAAGGAGCTCCAGGCCAACCTGGATCGCTTCCGCGATCTCGTCCAGAGCGGTTATGGCCAAGAGGCGAGCTGACAATCCGATTTGGGCTCTGCCTGTTCTGCTGGTCTTGGCGGCTTGCGGGACAGACAAGACGAGTAGCACTACTCCCTTGGCGGCTGCAGCCCTACCGCCATCTGGGGCCCCGGAACCCGCCCCGCTCAGCCCATCACCGGGCTTCATTGCCATGCCGAGCCCGCAGCAGGTGGTTCAGGCCCAACCCCATGGCCGGGTCGATCCCTTTGCACCGGTGGCGACGGCAGCAGCGGACGCCAAAGACGAGAGCAATGCCTCCGAGCTGCAGCTCACCGGTTTGATCGGTAGTGGCCGCAGTGCCCAGGCCTTGATCTCCCTGGGCGGTCAGAGCGGAGCGGTGTGCATCGGCCCTCAGGGCCTCTGCCCGGGGTCCGGCCTCCCGGCCCTTCTGCCCCCGGGCTGGACCGTGACCGGCATTGATCTGGGGCGGGGCGAGCTGCGCTTGAACCAGGCTGGTCAGCAGCGCGTGTTCAGCCTTTAAGGCTCAGCGCACAGGCGGCCACAAGCCCGTCGAGGTCATGGGGGTCGGCCTCACCATCCACCCGGCCCAGCACAGCCCGAAGGGTTTTTGAGGTTTGCGGTCCGATGGAGATCAGGCGCACCCGCTCCAGTGGCTCTCGCCAGCTGGCGCCGAACTGCTGCTCCAGCAGTTGGGCCGTGTGTTGCACCGTCTTGCCGCTGCTGAAGGTGATCGCATCCACCTGCCCAGCGGCCAGGGCTGAGGCGGTGGCCTCTGGCAGGGTTTCGGGGCAGCGGGATTCGTAGGCCGCCACTTCCACCACACGGGCTCCGGCCTCGCCAAAGGCTTCAGCCAGCAGGGTGCGTCCACCGCTTTGTACCCGCGGCAGCAGCAGCCGCAGGCCCCAGCCCGACACAGGGAAATGCTCAATCAGGCTGTCGGCCACGAAGGCCGGGGGCACGAAATCGGCCGCGGCGCCGAGTTCTTCGAGGCGGGCTGCTGTTTTGCGGCCCACCGCCGCGATCTTCAGGCTGCTGGGCCGCTGGGCCAGGTTGCTGCCCTGGAGCCTCAGCCGCTGCTCCACCGCATCGACCCCGTTGCTGCTGGAGACGATCAACCAGTGAAACTCCTCCAGCTCTGCCAGGGCGTCATCCAGCGGACCCCATTCATCGGGGGGACCAATCACCAGGGCAGGCAGATCGAGGACATGGGCGCCGGCTTGCTCGAACAGCTGGCGTGAGGCCCCGAGTTGCTGTTCCGCCCGGGTCACCGCGATGGTGCGCCCTTGCAGTTCCATCCCTCAGCCCTCGAGCTTGACCAGTTCTCCGGCCTGCTTGTGCAGGCGTTGGGCCTCCTGGGTGCGGCCTTGGTCGATGAGCAGCTGGATCGCCTCCCGGAAGCTGCCGCGCGATCCATCGATGTCGCCGCCCAACAGCAGCGCAACGGCGAGGTTTTGGTGGGTTTCGGCGTGGCCGGGGTTGACGCGTTTGGCTTCGCGGTAGGCCTCCAGGGCTCCGGCGAGATTGCCCTGCTTGCGGCGGATCAATCCGAGGTTGTACCAGCCCAGGCCGATCTCAGGGGCGACGCGGGTGGCCCGGGCGCTCAAGCTTTCTGCTTCCTCCAGTTGGCCCAGCTGCAGCAACAGCGCCGCCAGGTTGAGTTGGGCCGCCAGGTTCAGTCGCGGGGCCAGTGGAATCGCCAGGGCTTGGCGGTAGTACTGCTCGGCTTGCTGGGGGTCCCGGCCGGCCTCCGCCAGGGCTAGGTGCAGGAGCAGCTCGTAGCGCTCGGGGTGAGCCCCGCCGGGGCAGTTCTTCAGCCCCTGTTGCAGCAGCTCCAGCCCCCGCTCCAGGTTCCCTTCGGCCACCTCCAGGCTTCCCAGCTTCGCGCAGGCATAGGGGTCGCCTGGGCGGGCTTGCAGCTCCTCCTCCATCGCTTGACGAAGCCGCTCGGGCTTATTGCCTTGGGCCAAGAGCTCGGGCCGGTAGCCGTCGTGATCGATGGCGGGTTCGGAACAGTCAGCGATGCGCCACTTCGGCTCGTCCTTCAGCAACGCCGCGACGCTGTCGTCAATCATCGAGTGGTAAGCGCGGCTCCACTGGATGCGCGGATGGCGCCTGAACAGGCGACTGACGTTGGAGTAGGGCGATTGGATCGCGCCGCGCTCATGGCGCAGCAGGTTGATGACCAGGACGTCCGGTTGGGCCATCAGCGCCCGCAGCGGTTTCCAGGCCTCCGGCTTGAGGCGTTCATCGGCATCGAGCACCAGCACCCAGTCCCCTTGCACGCTCTCGAGGGCCTGGTTGCGGGCGGGAGCGAAGTCCCCCGGCCATTCGATCTGCTCGACCCGGGCGCCGGCGGCCTGGGCTAGGGCGACGGTGTTGTCCTTGGAGCCGGTGTCGACGACCACCATCTCGTCGACAAAGCCTTGAACGGACCGCAGGCAGTCCTCGATCTGCCCGGCTTCATCCCGAACGATCATCGAGAGGCTGAGCATGGTGGGTGCCGGCGGCCGCAGAAGACGGCCCGAGGCTAGTGGCAGCAGCCCGCTTAGTCGGTAAAGCCGCCCTCCAGCGCAGCCTCTGGCAACCCCAGCGCCTGCAGCACCAGCGCTTGTGCCTGGGGCATCTGGGCTGGGCTGTAGGCCGCTGGCAGCTCCGGCGGGAGCAGGGGTTGCAGGGCTTGCCAGAGGTAGGGGCTTCCGTAGACCGCGAGGCCAGCCAGGCGCTGCGCAGCCAGCAGTTGCCGCACCACCTGGGGCCAGGGTTCATCGCCCCCAGCGCTGCCCCGGAAGGGATTGCCCCGAACCAACAGCTGTAGCAGGACCGGACCATCCGGGAGGCGATCCAAGGCGAGGGGCGCTTTCGGGTCCTGGCCCCAGGGGCTGGGGCTGCGGGCATCGATGAGCCGCGCCTCGTAGCCCAGGGCGGAGGGCCGCAGTAGGGCTGGGGCCACCAGCGGCAGCTGCGGCGCATTGAGTTGGTTGTCGAGCCTGATCAGGTTCAACCCCGGTCCGGGGGGCAGACCTTGGCCGCCGTGCAGCACCAGGCTGAGCGTGAGCAGTTCGCCGCTGAGTTGCCGCTCGCTTGGGGTCACCAGTTCATCGAGAGCCGTTTCTCGCGATTCAGCGCATTGGGCTAGGGCGCTCCGTCGTCTCTCCAGGCTGGCGTCCAGCCGCTGCTCGCTGATGCGACCGCTCTGAACAGCCTCCACCAGGCCATCAAGTGCTTCACGGGCATCGGCGGGCATCAGGATCAAATCAGCCCCGGCTTCAAAGGCCAGTACGGCGGCCTCAGCGCTGCCGTGGTGCTGGCTGATGGCCTCCATCACGAGGGCGTCGGTCACGACCAGGCCGCAGAACTGCAGTTCCTGGCGCAGTAGTTGGGTCAAGACCGCCCCAGACAGGGTGGCCGGCTGCTTGGGGTCCAGGGCCGGAAGACGGAGGTGGGCGGTCATCACCGAGGCCACACCGGCAGCAATCGCCTGCTGAAACGGCGGCAGCTCGATTGCTCCCAGACGCCCCAGGTCGTGGGGCAGCTCTGGCAATTCCAGATGCGAATCGCAGCTGGTGTCGCCATGGCCCGGGAAGTGCTTGGCGCAGGCCAGCACCCCTTCGCCCTGGCAGCCCCGCACAAAAGCTGCCGCCAGGGCTCCGGCTGTGGCTGGCGTCTCCCCCCAGGCCCGCACGTTGATAACTGGATTGGCTGGGTTGTTATTGACGTCGCAGACCGGCCCGAGAACCCAGTTCAGCCCCAGCAGTCGCGCCTGCCGGCCGGTGCAGCGTCCGTAGCGCTCGGCCAGGGCCTCGGCCTGCTCGGGATCGCTCTGATGGAGGGCCCCCAATGCGAGCGGAGGCGCTAGCCAGCTGGCCCCTTCAAAGCGTTGCCCGACCCCCTCTTCCACATCGGCGCAGAGCAGCAGGGGCTGGCTAGCCCAGCGTTGGAGTTGGTCGCAGCGCAGGCGGAGTTCTTCGGCACTTCCCCCCAGCAGGATCACCCCGCCAACGCCCTCATCGAGGAGCTCGCGCAAGTCCGCGTTGCTCAGCTCCCAGCGGGGGTAGCGGCGCTGATGGTCCCGGGCATGGCCGCTGCCACGCACCACCAGCAGGCTGGCGAGCTTCCGCCGGAGCTCAGAAGCCTCCATCCTCCTGTTCGCCGGTGCCTTCAGGAACCTCACCACGCTCTTGCCGCTGCTCTTCGAGCTGGTTGAGCAGGCCCAAAACAGAGGTCCCCTTCTCGATGCCGCGATCCAGTTGGAAGATCACCTCCGGGGTTCGGCGCATGTTCAGGCGGCGACTGAGCTCACCTTTGACGTAGTTGGACGCCGAGCGCAGGCCCTCGAGGGCTTGCTGTTGCACCTCGGGGCTTCCGTACACGCTGACAAAGATCTTGCAGTGCTGGAGATCGCCGGCCACATCGACATTGGTGACGCTCACCATCCCCAAGCTGACCCGCTCGTCCTTGATCCCAGTGACCAGCAGTTCGCTGACCTCTCGCCGGATCAGAGCGGCCACGCGCTCAACGCGACGACCTTGCGCCATGGCTATGCGATGACCTCTGGAGTCACCATGGCACGCAGGATCAGGGCCAGGCTCAACAGGCCGCTCACCAGGGCTCCGATCAGGGCCACGGCGGTGACCGGGTTGCTGCGGCGCTGGGCTAGGGGTTCAAGGACGGAGTTGGCGACGCCAAGCCCGAACGCGATCAGATAGCGCGGATAGCGCGTGACGTTCAGAAAAAAGTCCCGCATGGGGGCTGGAGCGCTGATCAAACAGTGCTGGCTACTCTGCCGCCAAAGGGCACCCGGTGCCGCGCGATCCGATCCGTTGATGCTGGAGCTCCATCAGTTCCGCCATTCGGCCTTCTGCGAGAAGGTCCGCTTGGTGTTGGCCTTGAAACAACTCAGCTTCACTCCCGTTGAGGTCACCCCTGGCGTGGGTCAGGTGGAGCTCTACCGCCTCTCAGGCCAGCGGCAGGTGCCGGTCCTTGTGGATGGCAGCGAGGTCATCGCCGACTCCACGGCGATCGCCTTGCACTTGGAGCAGAAGCATCCCGATCCCGCGCTCCTGCCCAGTGATCCCGCCCTGCGGGCCCAGGTGTTGCTGCTGGAGGACTGGGCTGATACCGCGTTAGCGGCCGGTGCCCGGATGGCTTTGGTGCAGGCAGCCGTCAGCGATCCAGTACTGCGTGATGGGTTGCTGCCGGAGGCGACTCCCTCTCCGCTGCGCTCCCTGGTGGGCGCCTTGCCCGGCGGGGTGCTGAGCGGAGTCGGTCAAGTTCTGGATCAACAGGTGCTGCAGCAACTGCGCAGCAGCCTCGAGCAGCTGACCGCCTTGGTGCAGGCCCAGCCCTACCTGGTGGGTGATCAACTCACCTTGGCCGACTTGGCCGTGATGGCCCAGCTGTCCTTGATCAAATTCCCGAGCTCTGCGGGCAGTCCCCTGGCGGGGCGTGGGGTGGCTGGCTTGGCCGATGATCCGCGTTTGGAATCCCTCTGGCTCTGGCGGGATCGTCTCGGTCTACAGCTGGGGCGTCCTTAGGATTGCCGCTCGAGCACCAAGATTCCACTCCAGCTCCGCTGGGCGTCAGCCATCAGGCCGTCCGCGGGAGAGCCGTAACTCACCTGCCATTGACGGGCTTCGATGCGATCGGCATCGATGCGGGCGTAACGGCTGAGGGTTTCCACTTGGCTGACGCGGGGATCCCCGGGACCATGCAGCACCTGCAGGCTGAGTTCGTCCGCCAGAAATTGATCCTGCGGCCGCTGTTCGCTGCGGCGTCCAACGACGGTGGATTCCAAGTAGCGATCCCCGTTCAGATCAGCCAATTGACGGTTGGGGTTCTGCGGGTCATTGCGGACCCTCTGCAGCTGATCCCCCAGCAGGGCCCGTCCAACCGATTGCGCGTTGAAGGCTCGATCGCCCACGATCCGCCCTGAGCGGTCTTCGACAAAGCGCACTGCGTACTGGATCTCCGGTTCCACGCCACTGAGGTCCTGACTGGTGGCTCTCCATTCCCCCTCAAACCAGCTGGGGTAAATCAGATCCCGCTGTCCCGGCCGCGGTAGCGGCGCCGGCAGGTGCCACTGCGGCCAGCTTCCCAGGCGTTGTTCCAGGGTTGAAGCCGCCACCGCAGGCAGGCTGTCGCTCAGCAGAACCACCAGGGCGAGAAGCGGTGCCAGCAGCGGTCGACGGGCAGGCGGCATGGCAATGCGCGTGGCAGGCTGCCTGTGATCCTGCCGCCTGGACGGCCCCATGTCCGATCCCCTGATTCGTGAGCTGGATCACTACGTGGTGCTGGAGCCCGGTGCCCCCCAGCAACTGCTCTCGGCGGCGGACACCCTGGGTTGGTTAGAGCGACAACTGAGGTCTTTGGATGCCGTTCCCGAGGACCTTTCGACGTTGGCCTCGACGGCGGATCAGGCTCAACGGCTCCTGGAGACGGCCTGTGAGTTGGAGGTGCAGCCCGGGGTGACGGTGCAGTGGTTTGCGATTCGCCTCGAGCCGCCCGGCGCTGCTAGTTGATCGAGGTCCCCACCTCACCGGCGTCGCTGGTGACTTGCAGTTGCCCCAGGGGCGGAGCGGTGCGCTCTTTGATGATCGAGGGCAGCGCCTCGAGGATTTGCTGGGCGACCTGCTCGGGTGCGCGCCCGTCCTGAATGATCTGTAGGTCCGCTTGGGCATAGAGCGGCCGGCGTTCGGCCATCAAGGTCGCCAGACGTTCGGCGCGGTCCTCCGCTTCCATCAGCGGCCTGGGGGTGGGATCGGCTTCCAGGCGCTGCAGCAGGAGTTCGTCGGGGGCATCGAGCCAGATCACGACCCCTTGATGCAGCTCTCCCCAGTTGGCCGGTTGGGTGACGACGCCGCCCCCGGTGGCCACCACCAGAGAGTGCCACGAGGCAATTTGGTTGAGCACCGCCGATTCCAGCTCGCGAAAGCCGCTCTCCCCTTCGCTGGCAAAAATCTCGGGAATGGAACGACCGGCCACCTGCTCGAGGCTGGTGTCGGCATCAAGAAAGCGGTAGTTGAGAGCCGCGGCGAGATGCCGGCCAACGCTGCTTTTGCCGCTGCCCATCATTCCCACCAAATAGAGGTTCAATCCCTCCAGTCGCTGCCGCAGCTGGACTCGGGTGTCCTCCATCGGTTCGTCATCGCAAGCACCAACATTCTTAAGATGCGACCAACCGTTACTCGCTGTCATGACTCCGCCAGTGATGGCGGCGCCTCCGGTGAGTCCGGTGTCCGTCGCCTCCCAAGCCCCCCATGGCCAGGGTCGCCCCTGCGTGATCACGCGCCGGGCCACCTTCAGCTCCAGTCATCGTTACTGGCTGCCTGAGCTGAGCCCTGAGCAGAACGCAGCTCAGTTCGGGGCCTGCAGCGTGTCCCCGGGGCACGGGCATAACTACGAGTTGATCGTCGCCATGGGCGGCGGGCTCGATGCCAATGGCATGGTGCTCAACCTCTCGGATGTGAAGCACGCCATCCGCGAGCAGGTCACGGCCCAGCTCGATTTCCGCAGCCTGAACGAGGCCTGGCCGGAATTCGATCTGAGCCGCCCGGAGGGGGTTTTGCCCACCACCGAGGCCTTGGTTCAGGCCATCTGGAGGCGTCTGACGCCTCACCTGCCCCTGATGGGGCTGCGTCTTTACGAAACCGACAAGCTCTGGGCCGATGTGCTCGGCGATTCCATGGAAGCCTTCCTGACGATCCGCACCCACTTCGCGGCGGCCCATCGCTTGGCCCGTCCTGAGCTGAGCTTTGAGGAGAACACCGCCATCTATGGCAAGTGCGCCCGGCCCCATGGCCATGGCCACAACTACCTGCTGGACATCACCGTCCGCGGCGGGATCGATCCCCGCACCGGGATGGTCTGTGATTTGTCTGCTCTCCAATCAGCGGTGGATGAGCTGGTGGTGGAACCGTTCGATCACACCTTCTTGAACAAGGATGTCGAGCACTTCTCCAGCACCGTGCCCACGGCGGAGAACATCGCTCTGCACATCGCTGATCTGCTGCAAGCCCCCGTCGCGGCATTGGGGGCTTCGCTCCACAAGGTCCGGCTGCAGGAGAGTCCAAACAACGCCGCTGAGGTGTTCGCTGAAGTGCCTCAACTGGGCATGAACCCCCAGGCCCTCGAAGCCCTTGCCGGCGCCTGAGGTTCGGCTGGTCCTGGCCGTCAGCCTGGACGGCCGCCTCGCCCCCGCCACAGGGGGTGCCGCCCAACTCGGAGGGACCGGTGATCGCCGCGTTCTTGAGGAGGCTCTGGCTTGGGCCGATGGAGCCCTGGTTGGTGGCAACACCATCCGTCAGCACGGCTGCACCTGCTTGATCCGCGATGCCGACTTGTCGGCGCAGCGTCAGCAGCAGGGGCGTCCGCCTCAACCGGCAGCCCTGGTCGTGAGTCGCCAGGCCCATTGGGATCAGCGCCTTCGTCTGTTTCAGCAGCCTCTGCAGCGTTGGCTTCTAGGACCTCTGGAAGCTGTTCCGGCTGGTTTTGATCGGGTCTTAGGCCTCCAGGATTGGCGGCATACGTTGGCGGACTTGGCGGCCTTGGGTTTCGAGCACGTGCTCTTACTTGGTGGTGCTCAGCTGGCGTCGCAACTGCTGGCACTGGGGCTCGTGGATGAGCTGCAACTCACCTTGGTGCCTCAACTGCTGGGTGGTCCCCATAGCTGGCTGCGGTCCGATCTGGCCCTGGAGTCCAGTGTCTGGGGGCTCAAGGAGCATCGACCCTTGGG is a genomic window of Synechococcus sp. A10-1-5-1 containing:
- a CDS encoding chlororespiratory reduction protein 7, which produces MSDPLIRELDHYVVLEPGAPQQLLSAADTLGWLERQLRSLDAVPEDLSTLASTADQAQRLLETACELEVQPGVTVQWFAIRLEPPGAAS
- a CDS encoding glycosyltransferase family 2 protein, yielding MLSLSMIVRDEAGQIEDCLRSVQGFVDEMVVVDTGSKDNTVALAQAAGARVEQIEWPGDFAPARNQALESVQGDWVLVLDADERLKPEAWKPLRALMAQPDVLVINLLRHERGAIQSPYSNVSRLFRRHPRIQWSRAYHSMIDDSVAALLKDEPKWRIADCSEPAIDHDGYRPELLAQGNKPERLRQAMEEELQARPGDPYACAKLGSLEVAEGNLERGLELLQQGLKNCPGGAHPERYELLLHLALAEAGRDPQQAEQYYRQALAIPLAPRLNLAAQLNLAALLLQLGQLEEAESLSARATRVAPEIGLGWYNLGLIRRKQGNLAGALEAYREAKRVNPGHAETHQNLAVALLLGGDIDGSRGSFREAIQLLIDQGRTQEAQRLHKQAGELVKLEG
- a CDS encoding SRPBCC family protein, producing the protein MGRWLEHSVTTEVKAPADRVWAVWSDLEAMPRWMNWIESVTTEAGDPDLTDWTLAAQGFRFHWKARITERVEAQQLHWESVGGLPTKGAVRFYPQGAGNTAVKLSVSYELPGVLAPLMDASILGGIVTKELQANLDRFRDLVQSGYGQEAS
- a CDS encoding shikimate kinase, which translates into the protein MEDTRVQLRQRLEGLNLYLVGMMGSGKSSVGRHLAAALNYRFLDADTSLEQVAGRSIPEIFASEGESGFRELESAVLNQIASWHSLVVATGGGVVTQPANWGELHQGVVIWLDAPDELLLQRLEADPTPRPLMEAEDRAERLATLMAERRPLYAQADLQIIQDGRAPEQVAQQILEALPSIIKERTAPPLGQLQVTSDAGEVGTSIN
- a CDS encoding DUF6816 family protein, which encodes MPPARRPLLAPLLALVVLLSDSLPAVAASTLEQRLGSWPQWHLPAPLPRPGQRDLIYPSWFEGEWRATSQDLSGVEPEIQYAVRFVEDRSGRIVGDRAFNAQSVGRALLGDQLQRVRNDPQNPNRQLADLNGDRYLESTVVGRRSEQRPQDQFLADELSLQVLHGPGDPRVSQVETLSRYARIDADRIEARQWQVSYGSPADGLMADAQRSWSGILVLERQS
- the zds gene encoding 9,9'-di-cis-zeta-carotene desaturase, whose protein sequence is MRVAIVGAGLAGLAAAVDLVDAGHQVDLYEARPFMGGKVGSWVDDGGNHIEMGLHVFFFNYANLFALLRKVGAIDNLLPKDHTHLFVNAGGDLRELDFRFALGAPFNGLKAFFTTPQLDWLDKLRNALALGTSPIVRGLLDYEGAMKVIRNLDRISFQEWFLGHGGSEQSIRRMWNPIAYALGFIDCEAISARCMLTIFMMFASKTEASKLNLLKGSPHRWLTGPILEYIQERGAKLHLRHRVTEVQFDEVADETRVTGLTLGTPDGDLKVEADVYLAACDVPGIQRMVPEAWRRWPLFDNLYKLEAVPVATVQLRYDGWVTELSDSPMAEAARRDVTRPAGLDNLLYTADADFSCFADLALASPVDYRKEGVGSLLQCVLTPGDPWIPKKTEEIVAATDAQVRRLFPSAKNLNLVWSNVVKLAQSLYREAPGMEPYRPDQATPVTNFFMAGSYTKQDYIDSMEGATMSGRLAAAAILGRKAELATNASVA
- a CDS encoding RibD family protein — its product is MPAPEVRLVLAVSLDGRLAPATGGAAQLGGTGDRRVLEEALAWADGALVGGNTIRQHGCTCLIRDADLSAQRQQQGRPPQPAALVVSRQAHWDQRLRLFQQPLQRWLLGPLEAVPAGFDRVLGLQDWRHTLADLAALGFEHVLLLGGAQLASQLLALGLVDELQLTLVPQLLGGPHSWLRSDLALESSVWGLKEHRPLGADELLVRYRRI
- a CDS encoding uroporphyrinogen-III synthase: MELQGRTIAVTRAEQQLGASRQLFEQAGAHVLDLPALVIGPPDEWGPLDDALAELEEFHWLIVSSSNGVDAVEQRLRLQGSNLAQRPSSLKIAAVGRKTAARLEELGAAADFVPPAFVADSLIEHFPVSGWGLRLLLPRVQSGGRTLLAEAFGEAGARVVEVAAYESRCPETLPEATASALAAGQVDAITFSSGKTVQHTAQLLEQQFGASWREPLERVRLISIGPQTSKTLRAVLGRVDGEADPHDLDGLVAACALSLKG
- a CDS encoding glutathione S-transferase family protein, whose product is MLELHQFRHSAFCEKVRLVLALKQLSFTPVEVTPGVGQVELYRLSGQRQVPVLVDGSEVIADSTAIALHLEQKHPDPALLPSDPALRAQVLLLEDWADTALAAGARMALVQAAVSDPVLRDGLLPEATPSPLRSLVGALPGGVLSGVGQVLDQQVLQQLRSSLEQLTALVQAQPYLVGDQLTLADLAVMAQLSLIKFPSSAGSPLAGRGVAGLADDPRLESLWLWRDRLGLQLGRP
- the rbfA gene encoding 30S ribosome-binding factor RbfA — encoded protein: MAQGRRVERVAALIRREVSELLVTGIKDERVSLGMVSVTNVDVAGDLQHCKIFVSVYGSPEVQQQALEGLRSASNYVKGELSRRLNMRRTPEVIFQLDRGIEKGTSVLGLLNQLEEQRQERGEVPEGTGEQEDGGF
- a CDS encoding glycoside hydrolase family 3 N-terminal domain-containing protein, whose protein sequence is MEASELRRKLASLLVVRGSGHARDHQRRYPRWELSNADLRELLDEGVGGVILLGGSAEELRLRCDQLQRWASQPLLLCADVEEGVGQRFEGASWLAPPLALGALHQSDPEQAEALAERYGRCTGRQARLLGLNWVLGPVCDVNNNPANPVINVRAWGETPATAGALAAAFVRGCQGEGVLACAKHFPGHGDTSCDSHLELPELPHDLGRLGAIELPPFQQAIAAGVASVMTAHLRLPALDPKQPATLSGAVLTQLLRQELQFCGLVVTDALVMEAISQHHGSAEAAVLAFEAGADLILMPADAREALDGLVEAVQSGRISEQRLDASLERRRSALAQCAESRETALDELVTPSERQLSGELLTLSLVLHGGQGLPPGPGLNLIRLDNQLNAPQLPLVAPALLRPSALGYEARLIDARSPSPWGQDPKAPLALDRLPDGPVLLQLLVRGNPFRGSAGGDEPWPQVVRQLLAAQRLAGLAVYGSPYLWQALQPLLPPELPAAYSPAQMPQAQALVLQALGLPEAALEGGFTD
- a CDS encoding DUF751 family protein, which encodes MRDFFLNVTRYPRYLIAFGLGVANSVLEPLAQRRSNPVTAVALIGALVSGLLSLALILRAMVTPEVIA
- a CDS encoding 6-carboxytetrahydropterin synthase; the protein is MTPPVMAAPPVSPVSVASQAPHGQGRPCVITRRATFSSSHRYWLPELSPEQNAAQFGACSVSPGHGHNYELIVAMGGGLDANGMVLNLSDVKHAIREQVTAQLDFRSLNEAWPEFDLSRPEGVLPTTEALVQAIWRRLTPHLPLMGLRLYETDKLWADVLGDSMEAFLTIRTHFAAAHRLARPELSFEENTAIYGKCARPHGHGHNYLLDITVRGGIDPRTGMVCDLSALQSAVDELVVEPFDHTFLNKDVEHFSSTVPTAENIALHIADLLQAPVAALGASLHKVRLQESPNNAAEVFAEVPQLGMNPQALEALAGA